A window of Auraticoccus monumenti contains these coding sequences:
- a CDS encoding ABC transporter ATP-binding protein produces the protein MLEVKDLVVSYGRVRAVKGISFSVPQGSVVSLLGTNGAGKTTTLRTVSGLHPPESGEIWFDGQRIDAVPAHKVVQMGLAHSPEGRRIFPRLTVQDNLMLGAFARRDRGGTGKDLQRAFELFPILAERRHQPAGTFSGGEQQMLAIGRALMSRPRMLMLDEPSMGLSPLMMKRIMSTIAELKSEGVTILLVEQNAHAALTLADHGYVLEVGLIAFDDTGANLLTDDRVRRAYLGED, from the coding sequence GTGCTTGAGGTGAAGGACCTGGTGGTCTCCTACGGCCGCGTCCGGGCGGTGAAGGGCATCAGCTTCTCGGTGCCCCAGGGGTCGGTGGTGTCCCTGCTGGGCACCAACGGCGCCGGCAAGACCACGACGCTGCGCACCGTCTCCGGGCTGCACCCGCCGGAGTCCGGCGAGATCTGGTTCGACGGCCAGCGGATCGACGCCGTGCCGGCGCACAAGGTGGTGCAGATGGGGCTGGCGCACTCCCCGGAGGGGCGTCGGATCTTCCCCCGGCTCACCGTCCAGGACAACCTGATGCTCGGCGCCTTCGCGCGCCGGGACCGCGGCGGCACCGGCAAGGACCTGCAGCGCGCCTTCGAGCTGTTCCCGATCCTGGCCGAGCGACGGCACCAGCCGGCCGGCACCTTCTCCGGTGGTGAGCAGCAGATGCTGGCCATCGGCCGGGCGCTGATGAGCCGGCCCCGGATGCTGATGCTGGACGAGCCCTCGATGGGTCTCAGCCCGCTGATGATGAAGCGGATCATGAGCACCATCGCCGAGCTGAAGTCCGAGGGCGTCACCATCCTGCTGGTGGAGCAGAACGCCCACGCCGCGCTGACGCTGGCCGACCACGGCTACGTGCTCGAGGTCGGCTTGATCGCCTTCGACGACACCGGGGCGAACCTGCTCACCGACGACCGGGTCCGCCGGGCCTACCTCGGCGAGGACTGA
- a CDS encoding ABC transporter ATP-binding protein, translating to MTTAAHAMAPEPEATFDTVPRGELLLQAAGVTMRFGGLVAVNSVDMAVHGGEIVGLIGPNGAGKTTFFNCLTGLYKPSAGQVSFAGRALPPRPRKVVQAGMARTFQNIRLFQNMSALENVMVGRYCRTSSGPFTSIIRGPKFRREEAETRDRAQELLEFVGMPDVGETLARNLPYGDQRRLEIARALATDPKLLLLDEPTAGMNPQETRQAEELIFRIRDSGLAVVVIEHDMRFIFNLCDRVLCLVRGEVLVEGTPEVVQSDPRVIEAYIGSADDTVLDDTASEPTPEEEPRA from the coding sequence ATGACCACCGCCGCCCACGCCATGGCCCCCGAGCCCGAGGCCACCTTCGACACCGTCCCCAGGGGCGAGCTGCTGCTGCAGGCCGCCGGGGTCACCATGCGCTTCGGCGGGCTGGTGGCGGTCAACTCGGTCGACATGGCCGTCCACGGCGGGGAGATCGTCGGTCTGATCGGCCCGAACGGAGCCGGCAAGACCACCTTCTTCAACTGCCTCACCGGGCTCTACAAGCCCTCCGCCGGTCAGGTCTCCTTCGCCGGCCGCGCCCTGCCGCCGCGGCCGCGCAAGGTCGTCCAGGCCGGGATGGCCCGCACCTTCCAGAACATCCGGCTGTTCCAGAACATGAGCGCCCTGGAGAACGTGATGGTGGGGCGCTACTGCCGCACCTCGTCCGGGCCGTTCACCTCGATCATTCGGGGGCCGAAGTTCCGGCGCGAGGAGGCCGAGACCCGCGACCGGGCGCAGGAGCTGCTGGAGTTCGTCGGCATGCCCGACGTGGGGGAGACCCTGGCCCGGAACCTGCCCTACGGCGACCAGCGCCGGCTGGAGATCGCCCGGGCCCTGGCCACCGACCCCAAGCTGCTGCTGCTGGACGAGCCGACCGCGGGGATGAACCCCCAGGAGACCCGCCAGGCCGAGGAGCTGATCTTCCGGATCCGCGACTCCGGGCTGGCCGTGGTGGTGATCGAGCACGACATGCGCTTCATCTTCAACCTGTGCGACCGGGTGCTGTGCCTGGTGCGGGGCGAGGTGCTGGTGGAGGGTACCCCCGAGGTCGTCCAGTCCGACCCGCGGGTGATCGAGGCCTACATCGGCAGCGCCGACGACACGGTCCTGGACGACACCGCGTCCGAGCCGACCCCGGAGGAGGAGCCCCGTGCTTGA
- a CDS encoding branched-chain amino acid ABC transporter permease, producing the protein MRIPTVFTPELQQRHGRTGWLVALVGAVLLVGSPYLPWAYGSDALDDMTYLGGPSPTQFLGLGLGALLLVCLLGVRFSGRLLTGRRSRWFAFAGGAKAAAVGAAVYVAVVLLAVTLELGGLINVEYGGWVALVGAVVALVGTRLLPPAPAPTVARVSSPAWLVIVTIAVVMLVLLLTVAYALDQDDPGIFVALLVFLVTVVVILLRVGLGPWFSAQTRRYRAVLVMAAFVAAFAFPFTQDGSEANMSIATQVLIFAATALGLNIVVGLAGLLDLGYIAFLGAGAFVAAILSGSAFSAVGWNPPFIVTVLISGLVASLLGLIIGSPTLRVSGDYLAIVTLAFGEIFRLVMINLDGSDGPDLTNGSNGIPGVPDLNFFGYDFGESHVILGIEIGRFANYYFLLLLVIALIMVVFNNLNRSRIGRGWVAIREDEKAAEAMGVNVFGLKLFAFAGGAFLAGVAGAVRAHHDISVTPDQYIFLESAFLLAAVVLGGMGTIVGVLLGAVLLRLMPEKLRFVDEYRLLIFGALLVLMMRFRPEGLVASRQRQLEFHEDDEELADKIDPTVPTTEGAR; encoded by the coding sequence ATGAGGATCCCGACTGTCTTCACCCCCGAGCTGCAGCAGCGGCACGGGCGCACGGGGTGGCTCGTCGCCCTGGTCGGCGCCGTGCTGCTCGTCGGCAGCCCGTACCTGCCCTGGGCCTACGGCTCGGACGCCCTGGACGACATGACCTACCTCGGTGGGCCGTCGCCGACGCAGTTCCTCGGGCTCGGTCTGGGTGCGCTGCTGCTGGTCTGCCTGCTCGGGGTCCGCTTCTCCGGCCGGCTCCTGACCGGGCGCCGCTCGCGGTGGTTCGCCTTCGCCGGCGGGGCCAAGGCGGCCGCGGTCGGCGCCGCGGTCTACGTCGCCGTGGTGCTGCTGGCCGTCACCCTCGAGCTCGGTGGACTGATCAACGTCGAGTACGGCGGTTGGGTGGCCCTCGTCGGTGCCGTCGTGGCCCTGGTGGGCACCCGGCTGCTGCCGCCCGCGCCCGCCCCCACCGTGGCCCGCGTCAGCTCCCCGGCGTGGCTGGTCATCGTCACCATCGCCGTGGTCATGCTGGTGCTCCTGCTCACGGTGGCCTACGCCCTGGACCAGGACGACCCCGGCATCTTCGTGGCGCTGCTGGTCTTCCTGGTCACCGTGGTGGTGATCCTGCTGCGGGTGGGTCTGGGGCCGTGGTTCTCCGCGCAGACCCGGCGCTACCGCGCGGTGCTGGTGATGGCGGCGTTCGTGGCCGCCTTCGCGTTCCCGTTCACCCAGGACGGGTCCGAGGCCAACATGTCCATCGCCACCCAGGTGCTGATCTTCGCGGCCACCGCGCTGGGGCTGAACATCGTGGTCGGTCTGGCGGGGTTGCTCGACCTCGGCTACATCGCCTTCCTCGGCGCGGGCGCGTTCGTGGCCGCCATCCTGTCGGGGTCGGCCTTCAGCGCGGTCGGCTGGAACCCGCCCTTCATCGTCACGGTGCTGATCAGCGGTCTGGTGGCCTCGCTGCTGGGCCTGATCATCGGCTCGCCGACGTTGCGGGTGTCGGGTGACTACCTGGCCATCGTGACGCTGGCCTTCGGTGAGATCTTCCGGCTGGTGATGATCAACCTGGACGGCTCGGACGGCCCGGACCTGACCAACGGGTCCAACGGCATCCCGGGGGTGCCCGACCTCAACTTCTTCGGGTACGACTTCGGGGAGTCCCACGTCATCCTCGGCATCGAGATCGGGCGCTTCGCGAACTACTACTTCCTGCTGCTGCTGGTCATCGCGCTGATCATGGTGGTCTTCAACAACCTCAACCGCAGCCGGATCGGCCGTGGCTGGGTGGCCATCCGCGAGGACGAGAAGGCGGCCGAGGCGATGGGGGTGAACGTCTTCGGGCTGAAGCTCTTCGCCTTCGCCGGCGGCGCGTTCCTGGCCGGGGTCGCCGGCGCGGTGCGGGCCCACCACGACATCAGCGTGACGCCGGACCAGTACATCTTCCTGGAGTCGGCCTTCCTGCTGGCGGCCGTGGTGCTGGGCGGCATGGGCACCATCGTCGGCGTGCTGCTCGGCGCGGTGCTGCTGCGGCTGATGCCGGAGAAGCTGCGCTTCGTCGACGAGTACCGGCTGCTCATCTTCGGTGCCCTGCTGGTGCTGATGATGCGCTTCCGCCCCGAGGGTCTGGTGGCCAGCCGGCAGCGCCAGCTGGAGTTCCACGAGGACGACGAGGAGCTGGCCGACAAGATCGACCCGACCGTCCCCACGACCGAGGGAGCACGATGA
- a CDS encoding branched-chain amino acid ABC transporter permease: MDPVYFAQQLLNGLTLGALFALIAVGYTVVYGIIQLINFAHGEIFMVGAFGALTTWIVIGRAEITAWWMLPVMIVGAMLVAVLVALLMERLAYRPLRNAPRLAPLITAIGISVMLQEIVRLMWGKIPFTDIRLGPDWPDAKALVRFPEIQGVSGPALQLGPVVLQRATLFTLVALVVCWVFLWIFVNRTRIGRAMQATSQDPDTARLMGINVDRIIMIAFALGAALAAVAGIAHGLLYTNIDFRMGFLAGLKAFTAAVLGGIGNINGAVVGGLLLGVVEVMATAYIPGTFGGSAWKDVWAFALLILVLVFRPQGLLGAKVVDRA, from the coding sequence TTGGATCCCGTCTACTTCGCCCAGCAGCTCCTCAACGGGCTGACCCTGGGTGCGCTGTTCGCGCTCATCGCGGTGGGGTACACCGTCGTCTACGGCATCATCCAGCTGATCAACTTCGCCCACGGCGAGATCTTCATGGTCGGCGCCTTCGGGGCGCTGACCACCTGGATCGTCATCGGGCGTGCGGAGATCACCGCCTGGTGGATGCTGCCGGTGATGATCGTCGGCGCCATGCTGGTGGCCGTCCTGGTGGCGCTGCTGATGGAGCGGCTGGCCTACCGGCCGCTGCGCAACGCCCCCCGGCTGGCCCCCCTGATCACCGCCATCGGCATCTCGGTGATGCTCCAGGAGATCGTCCGCCTGATGTGGGGCAAGATCCCCTTCACCGACATCCGTCTCGGGCCGGACTGGCCCGACGCGAAGGCCCTGGTCCGCTTCCCCGAGATCCAGGGGGTGTCCGGCCCCGCCCTGCAGCTCGGGCCGGTGGTGCTGCAGCGGGCGACGCTGTTCACCCTGGTGGCGCTGGTGGTGTGCTGGGTCTTCCTGTGGATCTTCGTGAACAGGACGAGGATCGGTCGTGCCATGCAGGCCACCTCGCAGGACCCTGACACCGCCCGGCTGATGGGCATCAACGTCGACCGCATCATCATGATCGCGTTCGCCCTCGGAGCGGCCCTGGCCGCGGTGGCCGGCATCGCCCACGGTCTGCTGTACACCAACATCGACTTCCGGATGGGCTTCCTGGCCGGGCTCAAGGCCTTCACGGCCGCGGTCCTGGGTGGCATCGGCAACATCAACGGCGCCGTCGTCGGCGGGCTGCTGCTGGGCGTGGTCGAGGTGATGGCCACCGCCTACATCCCGGGCACCTTCGGTGGTTCGGCCTGGAAGGACGTGTGGGCCTTCGCCCTGCTCATCCTGGTGCTGGTCTTCCGGCCCCAGGGCCTCCTCGGAGCCAAGGTGGTGGACCGCGCATGA
- a CDS encoding branched-chain amino acid ABC transporter substrate-binding protein: protein MRKNRMIIAGATLLAATMAMSACGTRAEEGGGGGGGGEGGGGAETKTAVIGVVAPLSGPLAPLGLGIQHSVELAVQQANESGAIPGWELEVQAEDDQGQPDPGRNAATSLSSDSDVVGMVGPLNSSVGQAIQPVFDAASIVQVSPANTSPALTRGAEFDTAPERPYETYFRTCTTDAVQGPFAAQYLYETAGITKVATIHDKKAYGQGLVEAFAAEFESLGGEVVAAETINPDDTNFSAVISAVSSGEPDAVYYGGEYPQSGPLSQQMKAAGLDVPLMGGDGMYDPTYVELAGDGSEGDLATSVGAPTEDLESAQEFVAAYEAANFADPYAAYGPYAYDAAQAVIEALKVSLPEAETAEDARQATVDAMASVSFSGASGEVAFDEFGDATTRVLTVYEVTDGAWAPLVTDEFQG from the coding sequence GTGCGCAAGAACCGCATGATCATCGCAGGGGCCACCCTGCTCGCGGCCACGATGGCGATGTCGGCCTGTGGTACCCGTGCTGAGGAAGGCGGCGGCGGCGGAGGCGGCGGCGAGGGTGGCGGTGGCGCCGAGACCAAGACCGCCGTCATCGGTGTCGTGGCACCCCTCAGCGGTCCGCTCGCCCCCCTGGGTCTGGGCATCCAGCACTCCGTCGAGCTCGCGGTCCAGCAGGCCAACGAGTCCGGGGCCATCCCGGGCTGGGAGCTCGAGGTCCAGGCCGAGGACGACCAGGGTCAGCCCGACCCCGGGCGCAACGCGGCGACCTCGCTGTCGTCGGACTCCGACGTGGTGGGCATGGTCGGCCCGCTGAACTCCTCGGTCGGGCAGGCCATCCAGCCCGTCTTCGACGCCGCCAGCATCGTGCAGGTCTCGCCGGCCAACACCAGCCCGGCGCTGACCCGCGGCGCGGAGTTCGACACCGCCCCGGAGCGTCCGTACGAGACCTACTTCCGCACCTGCACCACCGACGCGGTCCAGGGCCCCTTCGCGGCCCAGTACCTGTACGAGACCGCCGGCATCACCAAGGTCGCCACCATCCACGACAAGAAGGCCTACGGCCAGGGTCTGGTCGAGGCCTTCGCCGCCGAGTTCGAGAGCCTGGGTGGTGAGGTCGTCGCCGCCGAGACCATCAACCCCGACGACACCAACTTCTCCGCCGTGATCAGCGCCGTCTCCAGCGGCGAGCCGGACGCGGTCTACTACGGCGGTGAGTACCCGCAGTCCGGCCCGCTCTCCCAGCAGATGAAGGCGGCCGGTCTCGACGTGCCGCTGATGGGTGGGGACGGCATGTACGACCCCACCTACGTCGAGCTCGCCGGTGACGGGTCCGAGGGTGACCTCGCGACCTCCGTCGGTGCCCCGACCGAGGACCTGGAGTCGGCGCAGGAGTTCGTCGCCGCCTACGAGGCCGCCAACTTCGCCGACCCCTACGCCGCCTACGGTCCCTACGCCTACGACGCGGCGCAGGCCGTGATCGAGGCCCTCAAGGTGTCCCTGCCCGAGGCCGAGACCGCCGAGGACGCCCGTCAGGCCACCGTCGACGCCATGGCCAGCGTGTCCTTCTCCGGCGCCAGCGGTGAGGTCGCCTTCGACGAGTTCGGTGACGCCACCACGCGCGTGCTGACGGTCTACGAGGTCACCGACGGCGCCTGGGCGCCCCTGGTGACCGACGAGTTCCAGGGATGA
- a CDS encoding ANTAR domain-containing response regulator, whose translation MTEKSTEAQVATKPRVLVAEDEALIRLDLVELLTEEGYEVVGEAADGEQAVAMAQELVPDLVVMDVQMPKMDGITAAQVIAEERIAPVVMLTAFSQRELVERARQAGAMAYVVKPFEASDVVPAIEIALGRFAEIKAIEAEVADLTERLESRKAVDQAKGLLQTGLGLSEPEAFRWIQKTAMDLRKSMREVAEGVIEHAKTNKASTIKRPTR comes from the coding sequence ATGACTGAGAAGAGCACCGAGGCGCAGGTCGCGACGAAGCCCCGGGTCCTGGTGGCCGAGGACGAGGCGCTGATCCGGCTGGACCTCGTCGAGCTGCTCACCGAGGAGGGCTACGAGGTCGTCGGCGAGGCCGCCGACGGCGAGCAGGCCGTCGCGATGGCGCAGGAGCTCGTGCCCGACCTGGTCGTGATGGACGTGCAGATGCCCAAGATGGACGGCATCACCGCCGCCCAGGTCATCGCCGAGGAGCGCATCGCCCCCGTGGTGATGCTGACCGCCTTCAGCCAGCGCGAGCTGGTCGAGCGCGCCCGCCAGGCCGGCGCCATGGCCTACGTGGTCAAGCCGTTCGAGGCCTCCGACGTGGTCCCGGCCATCGAGATCGCCCTCGGCCGCTTCGCCGAGATCAAGGCCATCGAGGCCGAGGTCGCCGACCTGACCGAGCGGCTGGAGTCGCGCAAGGCCGTCGACCAGGCCAAGGGGCTGCTGCAGACCGGGCTCGGGCTGAGCGAGCCGGAGGCGTTCCGGTGGATCCAGAAGACCGCGATGGACCTGCGGAAGTCGATGCGGGAGGTGGCCGAGGGGGTCATCGAGCACGCGAAGACCAACAAGGCCTCCACCATCAAGCGGCCCACCCGCTGA
- the pyk gene encoding pyruvate kinase, with amino-acid sequence MRRAKIVCTLGPATSSPERLKELVEAGMDVARMNMSHGDHPDHEERLTNVRAAAAAAGRPVGVLADLQGPKIRLGRFAEGKADLAYGARFVITTDDVAGTAERCSTTYKGLPGDLTPGDRILIDDGRLTLQAEEVTATDVITRVVVGGPVSNNKGINLPGVAVSVPAMSEKDIDDLRWALRNGCDMVALSFVRSASDADAVRAIMDEEGRHVPIIAKIEKPQAVENLDEIIDAFDAFMVARGDLGVELPLEEVPLVQKQIVSAARRWAKPVIVATQMLESMISAPRPTRAEASDVANAVLDGADAVMLSGETSVGQYPIVTVQTMARIVDNTEQHGLHQITAIDWNPHSTGGVIAKAAAEVAERIGAKYLVACTQSGDSARRLSRLRSSIPVVAFTPEAETQQWLTLSWGIQSYKVDTVANTDEMIVQCDEELERLGLAEKGELVVIVAGTPMGASGTTNMVRVRRIGGPLK; translated from the coding sequence GTGCGTAGAGCAAAGATCGTGTGCACGCTCGGGCCGGCGACGTCGTCCCCCGAGCGTCTGAAGGAGCTGGTCGAGGCCGGCATGGACGTCGCCCGGATGAACATGAGCCACGGCGACCACCCCGACCACGAGGAGCGGCTGACCAACGTCAGAGCCGCTGCCGCGGCGGCTGGTCGACCGGTGGGGGTGCTGGCGGACCTGCAGGGACCGAAGATCCGGCTGGGCCGCTTCGCCGAGGGCAAGGCCGACCTCGCCTACGGCGCCCGCTTCGTCATCACCACCGACGACGTGGCCGGCACCGCCGAGCGCTGCTCCACCACCTACAAGGGTCTGCCGGGCGACCTCACCCCCGGTGACCGGATCCTGATCGACGACGGCCGGCTGACCCTCCAGGCCGAGGAGGTGACCGCCACCGACGTGATCACCCGCGTCGTCGTCGGCGGCCCGGTGAGCAACAACAAGGGCATCAACCTCCCCGGTGTGGCGGTCAGCGTGCCCGCCATGAGCGAGAAGGACATCGACGACCTGCGCTGGGCCCTGCGCAACGGCTGCGACATGGTCGCGCTGTCCTTCGTCCGCTCGGCCAGCGACGCCGACGCCGTCCGGGCGATCATGGACGAGGAGGGTCGCCACGTCCCGATCATCGCCAAGATCGAGAAGCCGCAGGCGGTGGAGAACCTCGACGAGATCATCGACGCCTTCGACGCCTTCATGGTGGCCCGCGGCGACCTCGGCGTGGAGCTCCCGCTGGAGGAGGTGCCGCTGGTCCAGAAGCAGATCGTCAGCGCCGCCCGCCGCTGGGCCAAGCCGGTCATCGTGGCCACCCAGATGCTCGAGTCGATGATCTCCGCTCCCCGCCCGACCCGGGCCGAGGCCTCCGACGTGGCCAACGCGGTGCTCGACGGCGCCGACGCGGTGATGCTGTCCGGCGAGACCAGCGTCGGGCAGTACCCGATCGTCACCGTCCAGACCATGGCCCGGATCGTCGACAACACCGAGCAGCACGGTCTGCACCAGATCACCGCGATCGACTGGAACCCCCACAGCACCGGCGGCGTGATCGCCAAGGCCGCCGCCGAGGTGGCCGAGCGGATCGGCGCCAAGTACCTGGTGGCCTGCACCCAGTCCGGGGACTCCGCCCGCCGGCTGTCCCGGCTGCGCTCCTCGATCCCGGTGGTGGCCTTCACCCCCGAGGCCGAGACCCAGCAGTGGCTGACCCTCAGCTGGGGCATCCAGTCCTACAAGGTCGACACCGTGGCCAACACCGACGAGATGATCGTGCAGTGCGACGAGGAGCTGGAGCGTCTCGGCCTGGCCGAGAAGGGCGAGCTGGTGGTCATCGTGGCCGGCACCCCGATGGGCGCCTCCGGCACCACCAACATGGTCCGGGTCCGGCGCATCGGCGGCCCGCTCAAGTGA
- a CDS encoding RluA family pseudouridine synthase, translating into MNRVLLVPDGLDGQRVDAAAARMLGLSRSQVADLIAEGAVLLEGRSVSKSDQVTGGAMLEVTLPDAPRSVTVVPQTVAGVRIVHDDADVVVVDKPVGVAAHPTQGWDGPSVVEHLAGAGFGISTSGAPERQGIVQRLDVGTSGLMVVAKSEHAYTVLKRAFRERTVEKVYHALVQGHPDPFTGTIDAPIARHPGHDWKMAIIDGGRHSVTHYATLEAHAAATLLEIHLETGRTHQIRVHMQAVRHPCVGDPLYGGDPVLAARLGLERQWLHATRLGFWHPGTGDWATFSSDYPEDLQQALDRLRAG; encoded by the coding sequence GTGAACCGCGTGCTGCTGGTGCCCGACGGCCTGGACGGGCAGCGGGTCGACGCCGCGGCGGCCCGGATGCTCGGGCTCTCGCGGAGCCAGGTCGCGGACCTGATCGCCGAGGGCGCGGTGCTGCTCGAGGGCCGCTCGGTGAGCAAGTCCGACCAGGTGACCGGCGGGGCCATGTTGGAGGTGACCCTCCCCGACGCGCCGAGGTCGGTGACGGTGGTGCCGCAGACCGTGGCCGGGGTCCGCATCGTGCACGACGACGCCGACGTGGTGGTGGTGGACAAGCCGGTCGGGGTGGCCGCGCACCCCACCCAGGGCTGGGACGGCCCGTCGGTGGTGGAGCACCTGGCCGGGGCCGGTTTCGGCATCTCCACCTCCGGGGCGCCGGAGCGGCAGGGGATCGTGCAGCGTCTGGACGTCGGCACGTCCGGGCTGATGGTGGTGGCCAAGAGCGAGCACGCCTACACCGTGCTCAAGCGCGCGTTCCGGGAGCGGACGGTGGAGAAGGTCTACCACGCGCTGGTGCAGGGCCACCCCGACCCGTTCACCGGCACCATCGACGCCCCGATCGCCCGCCACCCCGGCCACGACTGGAAGATGGCGATCATCGACGGCGGCCGGCACTCGGTCACCCACTACGCGACCCTCGAGGCGCACGCGGCCGCGACGCTGCTCGAGATCCACCTCGAGACCGGCCGCACGCACCAGATCCGGGTGCACATGCAGGCCGTCCGGCACCCCTGCGTCGGCGACCCGCTCTACGGCGGCGACCCGGTGCTCGCCGCCCGGCTGGGGCTGGAGCGGCAGTGGCTGCACGCCACCCGGCTCGGGTTCTGGCACCCGGGCACGGGGGACTGGGCGACCTTCTCCTCCGACTACCCCGAGGACCTGCAGCAGGCCCTCGACCGGCTCCGCGCCGGCTGA
- the lspA gene encoding signal peptidase II, which produces MPARGRVSARTARLLLGVVLVVGFAADQLTKQLVLARLQPDEPVRLLGGLLTLRLIFNSGAAFGMGQDLTIVFSLLSLVVLVGVLVVLAPRVRHRGWALALGLLCAGVCGNLTDRLVRPPAVLHGHVVDFLVLPYFPAIFNVADVCVTAAAVLIGWISLFGHATLAGEVPVEEGRS; this is translated from the coding sequence GTGCCGGCACGCGGCCGGGTCAGCGCTCGGACGGCCCGGCTGCTGCTCGGGGTCGTTCTGGTCGTCGGCTTCGCCGCCGACCAGCTCACCAAGCAGCTGGTGCTCGCCCGGCTGCAGCCCGACGAGCCGGTCCGGCTGCTGGGTGGGCTGCTGACGCTGCGGCTGATCTTCAACTCCGGCGCCGCCTTCGGGATGGGCCAGGACCTGACCATCGTGTTCAGCCTGCTCTCCCTGGTGGTGCTGGTGGGCGTGCTGGTGGTGCTGGCCCCGCGGGTGCGGCACCGGGGCTGGGCGCTGGCCCTGGGCCTGCTCTGCGCCGGGGTCTGCGGCAACCTGACCGACCGGCTGGTGCGGCCCCCGGCCGTGCTGCACGGGCACGTCGTCGACTTCCTGGTCCTGCCCTACTTCCCCGCCATCTTCAACGTGGCCGACGTCTGCGTCACCGCCGCCGCGGTGCTGATCGGCTGGATCTCGCTGTTCGGCCACGCCACCCTGGCCGGCGAGGTGCCGGTCGAGGAGGGGCGGTCGTGA
- a CDS encoding TraR/DksA family transcriptional regulator — protein sequence MSSAKQGAGAAPEDTSWRETVDPDALPFREGEEAWTRADVDEVIDELFADITKQQTAIAVAEHELADLRDGTDGAGRDPADVGSNNFERDQEMSLVHSAREMLEQSQSALRAIRTGHYGACENCGQAIGKGRLQVFPRANLCVTCKQREERR from the coding sequence GTGAGCTCTGCCAAGCAGGGTGCGGGCGCCGCACCCGAGGACACGTCGTGGCGCGAGACCGTCGACCCGGACGCCCTTCCCTTCCGTGAGGGCGAGGAGGCGTGGACCCGCGCCGACGTCGACGAGGTGATCGACGAGCTGTTCGCCGACATCACCAAGCAGCAGACCGCCATCGCGGTGGCCGAGCACGAGCTGGCCGACCTCCGCGACGGCACCGACGGGGCGGGCCGGGACCCGGCCGACGTCGGCTCCAACAACTTCGAGCGCGACCAGGAGATGTCCCTGGTGCACAGCGCCCGGGAGATGCTCGAGCAGAGCCAGTCGGCCCTGCGCGCCATCCGCACCGGGCACTACGGGGCCTGCGAGAACTGCGGCCAGGCCATCGGCAAGGGGCGTCTGCAGGTGTTCCCGCGGGCCAACCTGTGCGTCACCTGCAAGCAGCGCGAGGAGCGGCGCTGA
- a CDS encoding DivIVA domain-containing protein: protein MTLTLDEVRNTKFHMARRAGYEVTDVDLFVDRVEASFAQLVEENQMLKRQIEALKSSQGDAPLSDEDGADDTVRQQPPAKQQAPAAAAPAPEAAAPAEDEDEDGTSVTVGTGPQQVVVRTPADASPWAAKIVQNAAEDAERWMAEAAAGAKETVESARREAHEITTDARTKAERVESEARVNAERLRNEAAAKASEVDRQVEERRSTLFTQLEQQRDGLQAAVRELADFEAEYRRSFTTQLEEQLSALKNGSSRPASTPALLEDEGDEQTPAGRRGHDQSSTPRLDALIRDNG, encoded by the coding sequence ATGACCCTGACGCTGGACGAAGTCCGCAACACCAAGTTCCACATGGCGCGACGTGCCGGGTACGAGGTGACCGACGTCGATCTCTTCGTCGACCGCGTCGAGGCGTCCTTCGCGCAGCTCGTGGAGGAGAACCAGATGCTCAAGCGCCAGATCGAGGCGCTGAAGTCCTCCCAGGGCGACGCCCCCCTCTCCGACGAGGACGGGGCCGACGACACCGTCCGGCAGCAGCCCCCGGCCAAGCAGCAGGCCCCCGCCGCCGCGGCCCCGGCCCCTGAGGCCGCCGCCCCCGCCGAGGACGAGGACGAGGACGGCACCAGCGTCACCGTCGGCACCGGGCCCCAGCAGGTCGTGGTGCGCACGCCGGCCGACGCCAGCCCGTGGGCGGCCAAGATCGTCCAGAACGCCGCCGAGGACGCCGAGCGCTGGATGGCCGAGGCTGCGGCCGGGGCCAAGGAGACCGTGGAGAGCGCCCGCCGCGAGGCCCACGAGATCACCACCGACGCCCGCACCAAGGCCGAGCGCGTCGAGTCCGAGGCCCGCGTCAACGCCGAGCGCCTCCGCAACGAGGCCGCCGCGAAGGCGAGCGAGGTCGACCGCCAGGTCGAGGAGCGCCGCAGCACGCTGTTCACCCAGCTGGAGCAGCAGCGCGACGGCCTGCAGGCCGCGGTCCGCGAGCTGGCCGACTTCGAGGCCGAGTACCGCCGTTCCTTCACCACCCAGCTGGAGGAGCAGCTCAGCGCCCTCAAGAACGGCAGCAGCCGCCCGGCCAGCACCCCGGCGCTGCTGGAGGACGAGGGCGACGAGCAGACCCCGGCCGGCCGCCGCGGCCACGACCAGTCCAGCACCCCGCGGCTGGACGCGCTGATCCGCGACAACGGCTGA